The following are encoded in a window of Haladaptatus sp. R4 genomic DNA:
- a CDS encoding dipeptide ABC transporter ATP-binding protein, giving the protein MTVSESEISRKRSTDNDVILELRNVEVTFDMDRGTSRVLDGVDMEIYRDEILGVIGESGSGKSMFASALLHAVVEPGRTSGEIIYHPEDGDPVDVLSLTESELESFRWEEISMVFQGAMSSFNPTMKIGEHFEETIKAHNADHDERMAHARRILDDLYLDSDRVLDSYPHELSGGMQQRVLIALSLVLEPEVLVMDEPTAALDLLMQRSIIRLLAKLQERYDLTIVFITHDLPLVAGLSDRLAVMYAFEFVEYAPSEELLRHASHPYTRALLKSVPSVDAPLEELHAIEGESPDPVNVPEGCSYAPRCPLADDQCTTAEPGYHTVDDPEDGHRAACFHWKEAEDAVSYSLQQEVETQPQRGTTRFGGTTSETIISLEDVSVTFDESGLLDRLFSDEAPVVQAVNDVSLDIEENEVVALVGESGCGKTTLGKTSIGLQRPTEGSVTYRGQDIWDAKEGRGDIDVPHDEIRRSLQIIHQDPGSSLNPTRTVLTSLAAPLKKWKPEMNANEREAYVYNLLERVGMKPASDYAMRFPHQLSGGEKQRVALLRALLMSPDLILADEAVSALDVSLRVEMMDLMLELQDLFDTSFLFISHDFSNARYLAEKSGGRIGIMYLGELVEIGPAEEVLRNPSHPYTKVLKWATPAMDPDVAAAESQEEPPIRKIDVPDPLNPPSGCRFHTRCPKAREACKRASPELRQSDHNSRTACFREDKTHEYWNSEPLEGVEEAE; this is encoded by the coding sequence ATGACAGTAAGTGAATCCGAAATCAGCCGGAAACGATCGACGGATAACGACGTGATCCTGGAGCTTCGTAACGTCGAGGTCACGTTCGATATGGACCGCGGGACGTCGCGGGTGCTCGACGGGGTCGATATGGAGATTTACCGCGACGAGATCCTCGGCGTCATTGGGGAGAGCGGGAGCGGGAAATCGATGTTCGCCTCGGCGCTCCTCCACGCAGTCGTCGAACCGGGGCGGACGAGCGGAGAAATCATCTATCACCCGGAGGACGGGGACCCCGTCGACGTTCTCTCGTTGACCGAAAGCGAACTGGAATCGTTCCGCTGGGAGGAAATCTCGATGGTGTTCCAGGGCGCGATGAGTTCGTTCAATCCGACGATGAAGATCGGCGAGCACTTCGAGGAGACCATCAAAGCACACAACGCGGATCACGACGAGCGGATGGCGCACGCCAGACGCATCCTCGACGACCTCTATCTCGACTCCGATCGGGTGCTCGATTCGTACCCACACGAATTGAGCGGCGGGATGCAACAGCGGGTGCTCATCGCGCTGTCGCTCGTGCTCGAACCGGAGGTGCTCGTCATGGACGAACCCACGGCGGCGCTGGACCTGTTGATGCAACGCTCCATCATTCGACTCCTCGCGAAACTACAGGAGCGGTACGATCTGACCATCGTCTTCATCACGCACGACCTGCCGCTCGTCGCCGGACTCTCGGACCGATTGGCGGTGATGTACGCCTTCGAATTCGTCGAGTACGCCCCGAGCGAGGAACTCCTTCGACACGCGAGCCATCCGTACACGCGAGCACTGCTGAAATCCGTCCCGAGCGTCGATGCACCCTTGGAGGAACTACACGCAATCGAGGGCGAAAGCCCGGACCCGGTCAACGTTCCGGAGGGGTGCTCGTACGCCCCCCGCTGTCCGCTCGCCGACGATCAGTGTACGACGGCGGAACCGGGATACCACACCGTCGATGATCCGGAAGACGGGCATCGAGCGGCGTGTTTCCACTGGAAGGAGGCCGAGGATGCCGTGTCCTACTCGTTACAACAGGAGGTGGAAACTCAGCCCCAACGAGGGACGACTCGGTTCGGCGGAACGACGTCCGAGACGATCATCTCGCTGGAGGACGTCAGCGTCACGTTCGACGAGTCGGGACTGTTGGACCGCCTGTTTTCGGACGAAGCGCCGGTCGTCCAAGCCGTCAACGACGTGTCGCTCGACATCGAGGAAAACGAGGTGGTCGCCCTCGTCGGCGAGAGCGGTTGCGGGAAGACGACGCTCGGCAAGACGAGCATCGGTCTCCAGCGGCCGACCGAGGGAAGCGTCACCTACCGCGGACAGGACATCTGGGACGCGAAGGAAGGGCGCGGGGACATCGACGTTCCCCACGACGAGATACGGCGCTCGCTGCAGATCATCCATCAGGACCCCGGTAGTTCGTTGAACCCGACGAGAACGGTTCTGACGAGTCTCGCAGCGCCGCTGAAGAAGTGGAAGCCGGAGATGAACGCCAACGAGCGCGAGGCGTACGTCTACAACCTGCTCGAACGGGTCGGGATGAAACCGGCGTCGGACTACGCGATGCGATTCCCCCACCAACTCAGCGGCGGCGAAAAGCAACGCGTCGCCCTGTTGCGTGCGCTGTTGATGAGTCCGGACCTCATTCTGGCCGACGAGGCGGTGAGCGCCCTCGACGTGTCGCTGCGCGTCGAGATGATGGACCTCATGCTCGAACTGCAGGACCTCTTCGACACGTCGTTCCTGTTCATCTCCCACGACTTCTCCAACGCGCGATACCTCGCGGAGAAATCGGGCGGACGCATCGGCATCATGTATCTCGGTGAACTCGTGGAAATCGGACCCGCCGAGGAGGTGCTCCGAAATCCGTCACACCCGTACACCAAGGTGCTCAAATGGGCGACCCCCGCGATGGACCCCGACGTCGCTGCGGCGGAGAGCCAGGAGGAACCGCCGATTCGAAAGATCGACGTTCCCGACCCGTTGAATCCGCCGAGCGGGTGCCGGTTTCACACCCGCTGTCCGAAGGCGCGGGAGGCGTGTAAACGCGCCTCGCCGGAACTCCGGCAGTCGGATCACAACTCCCGTACGGCCTGTTTCAGGGAGGATAAAACGCACGAGTACTGGAACAGCGAACCGCTCGAAGGGGTCGAGGAAGCGGAGTAG
- a CDS encoding ABC transporter permease codes for MGYYLRRTAQAVLTLVVAVTLAFVLFRLMPGGPIEAMRNRMIQQAAASGAGINTERIDDMVQLYTGIEPNQPIYIQYVNYLRDIILYQDFGESIRYSRPVFNILFEAMPWSVFISVYGLALGYTANILLGAVMAYKEGTRFDQSSTVGAILLNSIPYYVGAIVLLAIFAYNLEWFPTGGRYNTDLIAGFNVAFMVSILRHAALPILSSFIIGFGGRALAMRGNSIRILGEDYLRVARLRGISSTRIATRYVARNAILPMYTQLMIGISAVFSSSVILEYIFTYPGVGWYTYGALKARDYPLLMGSFIFFTTVTIIGILVADVTYGIVDPRASTGDKNEAF; via the coding sequence ATGGGATACTATTTGAGACGGACAGCACAGGCAGTTCTGACTTTAGTCGTCGCGGTAACGCTCGCGTTCGTTCTCTTCAGGCTCATGCCGGGAGGGCCGATAGAGGCCATGCGGAATCGGATGATACAGCAGGCAGCAGCGAGCGGGGCCGGTATCAACACCGAACGTATCGACGACATGGTCCAGTTGTACACCGGTATCGAACCGAATCAGCCGATATACATCCAGTACGTAAACTATCTCCGCGACATCATCCTGTATCAGGACTTCGGCGAATCCATCCGATACAGTCGTCCTGTGTTCAACATCCTCTTCGAGGCGATGCCGTGGTCGGTGTTCATCAGCGTCTACGGCCTCGCGCTGGGATACACGGCGAACATCCTGCTCGGTGCCGTGATGGCGTACAAGGAGGGAACGCGCTTCGACCAATCGTCGACGGTCGGGGCCATCCTCCTCAATTCGATTCCGTACTACGTCGGTGCCATCGTGCTGCTGGCTATCTTCGCCTACAACCTCGAATGGTTTCCGACGGGTGGGCGGTACAACACCGACCTCATCGCGGGGTTCAACGTCGCGTTCATGGTGAGCATCCTTCGGCACGCGGCGTTACCGATCCTTTCGAGCTTCATCATCGGGTTCGGCGGTCGGGCGCTCGCGATGCGCGGCAACAGCATCCGCATTCTCGGCGAGGATTACCTTCGGGTCGCCCGACTTCGGGGGATCAGTTCGACGCGCATCGCGACGCGATACGTCGCGCGGAACGCGATTCTCCCGATGTACACGCAACTCATGATCGGCATCTCGGCGGTGTTCAGCAGCAGCGTCATTTTGGAGTACATCTTCACGTATCCAGGGGTCGGGTGGTACACGTACGGTGCGCTGAAAGCGCGGGACTACCCATTGCTGATGGGATCGTTCATCTTCTTCACGACCGTCACCATCATCGGTATCCTCGTCGCGGACGTCACGTACGGAATCGTCGACCCACGCGCCAGTACAGGAGACAAAAATGAAGCGTTCTAA
- a CDS encoding ABC transporter permease → MKRSNEETATDGGHPGDEELFGMMDGDIGSQPISRNDRIRRVLDAYIFAPGRVAWHDWRARIGTTIILVFLFVGTVGVKLVDKPMANDAPNYLPPMSHFNPDEGPTVIPGLHVSAADFADPLGTGKFGEPIGKQLVHATPAMIKMIFAGAIVSIALATIIGVTAGYKGGKVDAVLMFVTDIVLTIPGLPLIIVIAAVYPPKNPYLVGILLAIDNWPGLARALRSQVLTIREESYVEASRTMGLSSGTILGKDIVPQLMPYVMINSASAARRVVFESVALYFLGILPFTTFNWGVVMNLAYKEGHALVNLNHFYWLFWPMLVIIILSFGLIMFTQGMDRVFNPRIRARHAKTVGGDSDDSQLD, encoded by the coding sequence ATGAAGCGTTCTAACGAAGAGACGGCAACCGACGGCGGCCACCCGGGCGACGAGGAACTGTTCGGTATGATGGACGGCGACATCGGGTCCCAACCGATTTCCCGAAACGACCGCATCCGTCGAGTTCTCGACGCGTACATCTTCGCGCCGGGTCGCGTCGCGTGGCACGATTGGCGGGCGCGTATCGGGACGACGATAATCCTCGTCTTCCTGTTCGTCGGCACGGTCGGCGTCAAACTCGTCGACAAGCCGATGGCGAACGACGCGCCGAACTATCTGCCTCCCATGTCCCACTTCAACCCCGACGAGGGGCCGACCGTCATTCCCGGTCTCCACGTGAGCGCCGCGGATTTCGCCGATCCATTGGGAACCGGTAAGTTCGGCGAACCCATCGGCAAACAACTCGTTCACGCGACACCGGCGATGATCAAGATGATCTTCGCCGGGGCCATCGTCTCCATCGCCCTCGCGACGATCATCGGCGTCACGGCGGGGTACAAGGGCGGGAAGGTCGACGCGGTCCTGATGTTCGTCACGGACATCGTGTTGACCATCCCGGGCTTGCCGCTCATCATCGTCATCGCGGCCGTCTATCCGCCGAAGAATCCGTATCTCGTGGGGATACTCCTCGCTATCGACAACTGGCCCGGACTCGCGCGGGCGCTCCGCTCGCAGGTGCTCACCATCCGCGAGGAGTCCTACGTCGAGGCGTCCCGAACGATGGGTCTCTCCTCCGGTACCATCCTCGGGAAGGACATCGTTCCACAACTCATGCCGTACGTCATGATCAACTCGGCGTCGGCGGCACGACGCGTCGTCTTCGAGTCCGTCGCGCTCTACTTCCTCGGCATCCTCCCGTTCACCACGTTCAACTGGGGCGTCGTGATGAACCTCGCGTACAAGGAGGGACACGCGCTGGTGAACCTGAATCACTTCTACTGGCTCTTCTGGCCCATGCTCGTCATCATCATCCTGTCGTTCGGGCTCATCATGTTCACGCAGGGGATGGACCGCGTGTTCAACCCCCGCATCCGCGCCCGACACGCCAAAACCGTCGGCGGCGACTCGGACGACTCGCAACTCGACTGA
- a CDS encoding S9 family peptidase: MKRFQRNIDGFYDVENQLPRYLRAVAEEGFERARTERREIDGRQAAMADADRKRAYFLDAIGGLPDERCELRAERTGRLRRDGYDVENVVFESLPDFHVTANVYVPREARDERTDESSGEREDGNRAFPGVLFFCGHSDLGKGAAVYQQVCIDLVRNGFVVLAIDPLGQGERHQFYDPETGELPRRNTTEHTFLNQQCTFAGANVARYMVWDGIRALDYLERRPDVDSDRIGVTGNSGGGLQTAYLALVEDRIDAAVPCCFITSKRAYMDTGQGQDGEQIIHRAIDRGPRYDDFLSAFAPKPVLVGAARSDFLPIEGARRSYERARSVYEQYDREDAIDIAVADDTHGFGPTLREATVNWFREHLRNETPDFRTDSPEPNDSEELHCTAAGEVKAEFPDETTVTALNRAYIAANAPDAATRPEVSDADRYAREMRERVRQRFDLDCRRPALHPRRYETERADGITWEKVFFPTERDPTVVVTGIVARADDGLEASGDPLLLLYERGTDDVETVSRRSATSSPNTASCSRRPARRRRGART, from the coding sequence ATGAAGCGCTTTCAACGAAACATAGACGGGTTCTACGACGTCGAGAATCAGCTTCCTCGGTACCTCCGGGCCGTCGCCGAAGAAGGGTTCGAACGGGCGCGAACCGAGCGGCGGGAAATCGACGGTCGGCAGGCGGCGATGGCGGACGCCGACCGGAAACGCGCGTACTTCCTCGACGCCATCGGCGGACTCCCCGACGAACGGTGTGAGTTGCGGGCCGAACGGACGGGGAGACTGAGACGGGACGGCTACGACGTGGAGAACGTCGTCTTCGAGAGCCTCCCGGATTTCCACGTGACCGCGAACGTCTACGTCCCGCGCGAAGCCAGAGACGAAAGAACGGACGAGAGTAGCGGCGAGAGGGAAGACGGGAATCGAGCGTTCCCCGGTGTCCTCTTTTTCTGTGGCCACTCCGACCTCGGAAAGGGAGCGGCCGTCTATCAGCAGGTCTGCATCGATCTCGTTCGCAACGGGTTCGTCGTGCTCGCCATCGACCCCCTCGGACAGGGGGAACGCCACCAGTTCTACGACCCGGAGACCGGGGAACTCCCGCGACGGAACACCACTGAACACACGTTTCTCAACCAGCAGTGTACGTTCGCCGGGGCGAACGTCGCCCGATACATGGTCTGGGACGGAATTCGCGCGCTCGACTACCTCGAACGCAGACCCGACGTGGATTCGGATCGGATCGGCGTGACGGGGAACTCGGGCGGGGGGCTACAGACGGCCTACCTCGCGTTGGTCGAGGACCGCATCGATGCGGCGGTCCCGTGCTGTTTCATCACCTCGAAGCGAGCGTACATGGACACGGGACAGGGACAGGACGGTGAGCAGATCATTCACCGAGCCATCGACCGCGGACCGCGCTACGACGACTTCCTCTCGGCGTTCGCACCCAAGCCGGTACTCGTGGGGGCCGCACGGTCGGACTTCCTTCCTATCGAAGGCGCGCGGCGGTCCTACGAACGCGCCCGGTCCGTGTACGAGCAGTACGACCGCGAGGATGCCATCGACATCGCGGTCGCGGACGATACGCACGGTTTCGGTCCGACGCTGCGCGAGGCGACGGTCAACTGGTTCAGGGAGCATCTCCGAAACGAGACGCCCGACTTCCGAACCGACTCCCCCGAACCGAACGACTCGGAAGAACTCCACTGTACGGCGGCGGGAGAGGTCAAGGCTGAATTCCCGGACGAGACGACGGTTACGGCGTTGAATCGCGCGTACATCGCCGCGAACGCGCCCGACGCGGCGACTCGTCCCGAGGTTTCGGACGCCGACCGATACGCGAGGGAGATGCGCGAGCGAGTCCGACAGCGGTTCGACCTCGACTGCCGGAGACCGGCCCTCCACCCTCGCCGTTACGAGACGGAACGGGCGGACGGCATCACGTGGGAGAAGGTGTTCTTCCCGACCGAACGCGACCCGACGGTGGTCGTGACGGGAATCGTCGCTCGGGCGGACGACGGCCTCGAAGCGAGCGGCGATCCACTGCTCCTCCTGTACGAACGCGGCACCGACGACGTCGAGACCGTCAGTCGGAGATCCGCGACCTCGTCGCCGAACACGGCCTCGTGCTCGCGTCGACCCGCGAGGCGTCGGCGCGGTGCGCGCACGTGA
- a CDS encoding LamG-like jellyroll fold domain-containing protein: protein MDPSDPDVVYACFHRDGYRGLKRLETDTGGRTWAARDVATRSAGTVLRPVVPSNAAAEVPVLWLAGTYRNMRSSGTVLRGLPGDGIDETFDENGGIVGIEGKVLVGDGTRGVSLGPHQFRNRVFQDGVSVSALVSPSDPATEGVVANLGGAIRLGFSRETEGGIEFALSDGGDERTARWEWDGGGVRHFVEGKWDGAEMRLLIDGETVDTRPFEGPIEFGTEPADWTLLRDAYLMGSGFRGRVEEVRLYDRCPSVAESRRLAELAQETGSGR, encoded by the coding sequence ATGGACCCGTCGGACCCGGACGTCGTCTACGCCTGTTTCCACCGGGACGGCTACCGCGGACTGAAACGGTTGGAGACGGACACCGGCGGGCGAACGTGGGCGGCGCGGGACGTCGCCACTCGATCCGCCGGAACCGTCCTCCGTCCCGTCGTTCCGTCGAACGCGGCGGCCGAGGTCCCCGTCCTCTGGCTCGCCGGAACGTACCGGAACATGCGCTCCTCGGGGACGGTCCTTCGCGGCCTTCCGGGCGACGGGATCGACGAGACGTTCGATGAGAACGGTGGAATCGTAGGGATCGAAGGGAAGGTCCTCGTCGGCGACGGAACGCGAGGCGTTTCGCTCGGCCCGCATCAGTTCCGAAATCGCGTCTTTCAGGATGGGGTGTCCGTCTCGGCGTTGGTGTCCCCGTCCGACCCGGCGACCGAAGGGGTCGTCGCAAATCTTGGCGGCGCGATTCGGCTCGGGTTTTCGCGGGAAACGGAGGGCGGTATCGAGTTTGCGCTGTCGGACGGCGGAGACGAGCGGACCGCGCGCTGGGAGTGGGACGGCGGGGGTGTCCGGCACTTCGTCGAAGGGAAGTGGGACGGGGCGGAGATGCGGTTGCTCATCGACGGCGAGACGGTCGATACGCGACCGTTCGAGGGTCCGATCGAATTCGGAACCGAACCGGCGGACTGGACGCTCCTGCGGGACGCGTACCTCATGGGGAGCGGATTCCGGGGACGTGTCGAGGAGGTTCGACTGTACGACCGGTGTCCGTCCGTAGCGGAGAGCAGGCGACTCGCGGAACTGGCACAGGAGACGGGATCGGGGCGGTAG
- a CDS encoding BNR-4 repeat-containing protein, with protein MTPPAGDTLRIGLLGYWPGTRSPDGFLRDYSPESNHGLVGFVARWIWFTNPRAVRYVGDEDRTYVGYLGGPTGTDIRVGAYDHRANGWAGTTLHASFSADDHTNPSLVVREDGHLIVFWTGHNGEKIFYAISEEPESVSGFGRRRTISQHVVTYPNPVLVPENGRSTLYLFYRDREVTADATDDEYGYIGDGNVYYRRSLDGGSTWTDQHEMVAAPDGHYSMYFVHAQGDDGTVHFFLTDAERGGDAPKWHVLHCAYRDARSTAPTQSDSVRGGTAVDAFRFGGRVRLRERGQRVRLGVGLRGRCRRKSGRRLRHVPLDARSRVSLRAMGR; from the coding sequence ATGACGCCCCCAGCAGGGGATACGCTCCGAATCGGATTGCTCGGCTACTGGCCCGGAACGCGGTCCCCAGACGGCTTCCTTCGGGATTACTCGCCCGAATCGAACCACGGTCTCGTCGGCTTCGTCGCCCGCTGGATCTGGTTTACGAACCCGCGAGCGGTGCGCTACGTCGGTGACGAGGATCGAACGTACGTCGGTTATCTCGGCGGGCCGACCGGGACGGACATCCGGGTCGGCGCGTACGACCACCGGGCGAACGGGTGGGCAGGGACGACGCTCCACGCGTCGTTCTCGGCGGACGACCACACCAACCCGTCGCTCGTCGTTCGAGAGGACGGCCATCTGATCGTGTTCTGGACCGGTCACAACGGGGAGAAGATATTCTACGCGATATCCGAGGAACCGGAGTCGGTGTCCGGATTCGGTCGGCGTCGAACCATCTCACAGCACGTCGTCACGTACCCGAACCCGGTGCTGGTACCGGAGAACGGCCGATCAACGCTGTACCTCTTCTATCGGGATCGGGAGGTAACCGCGGACGCCACCGACGACGAGTACGGTTACATCGGCGACGGCAACGTCTACTATCGGCGGTCGCTCGACGGCGGTTCGACGTGGACGGACCAGCACGAGATGGTCGCCGCGCCGGACGGCCACTATTCGATGTACTTCGTCCACGCGCAGGGCGACGACGGGACGGTTCACTTCTTCCTCACGGACGCCGAGCGTGGCGGCGACGCCCCGAAGTGGCACGTGCTGCACTGTGCTTACCGCGACGCGCGTTCTACCGCGCCGACGCAGTCGGATAGCGTGCGAGGCGGAACTGCCGTTGACGCGTTCCGATTTGGAGGTCGTGTACGACTCCGCGAACGAGGACAACGAGTACGCCTGGGTGTGGGATTGCGGGGTCGATGCCGACGGAAATCCGGCCGTCGTCTACGCCACGTTCCCCTCGACGCTCGATCACGAGTATCGCTACGCGCGATGGGACGGTGA
- a CDS encoding HEAT repeat domain-containing protein: MLESPVELGRDGAMFAVLALSRRFPTDVEPGFSSLLRLLEAETETEPVEREPHIPGREPNPSGREFGHARAENDIVRFAAARTLRNVATERPETALEAVDRFGPLLDDRNADVRATACEVFAVIAEERTPAVRPQLGKLVELLVSDPEHPVPWKAASALAELTDEYPEAFADAVVGDADELALFLRDPDPDVRGLGVAFLSYLAEYHPEAVERASEPLRTLLTDENPLIRANAVRTLRTANAVSPADLREVAKNDPDPDVRDVAATAVRRLRRQGEQGSKGSALE, from the coding sequence ATGCTCGAATCGCCGGTGGAGTTGGGGCGTGATGGGGCGATGTTCGCCGTTCTCGCGCTCTCACGGCGATTTCCGACCGATGTCGAACCCGGATTTTCGTCGTTGCTTCGCCTGCTCGAAGCGGAAACTGAAACGGAACCCGTCGAACGGGAACCGCACATCCCCGGACGGGAACCGAACCCCTCCGGACGGGAGTTCGGCCACGCGAGGGCGGAGAACGACATTGTCAGGTTCGCCGCCGCACGGACGCTGCGCAACGTGGCGACGGAGCGACCGGAAACGGCGCTGGAGGCGGTCGACCGCTTCGGGCCGTTGCTGGACGACCGAAACGCCGACGTACGGGCGACGGCGTGCGAGGTGTTCGCCGTCATCGCCGAGGAGCGGACTCCCGCCGTTCGTCCGCAGTTGGGAAAACTGGTCGAACTGCTCGTCAGCGACCCGGAACACCCGGTTCCGTGGAAGGCCGCGTCGGCGCTCGCCGAACTCACCGACGAGTATCCGGAGGCGTTCGCGGACGCCGTCGTCGGCGACGCGGACGAACTCGCGCTCTTCCTCCGCGACCCCGACCCGGACGTTCGCGGACTGGGCGTCGCGTTCCTCTCGTATCTCGCGGAGTATCACCCCGAGGCGGTGGAACGAGCGAGCGAACCCCTCCGGACGCTCCTCACCGACGAGAACCCGCTCATCCGCGCGAACGCGGTTCGGACGCTTCGAACCGCGAACGCGGTTTCCCCCGCCGACCTTCGCGAAGTGGCGAAGAACGATCCCGATCCGGACGTGCGGGACGTCGCTGCGACGGCAGTCAGGCGACTTCGTCGCCAAGGGGAGCAAGGTTCAAAGGGTTCGGCGCTGGAATAA
- a CDS encoding sulfatase: MVRILYLDVDSLRADHVGAYGQSAPTTPNIDALAADSVRFDAAYVANSPCMPSRAALMTGRYGIHNGVETHGRHSQQVHNPRHWTDWAGSWAESTENEHDWWHLPELFFQNRITTGGISSFPRHPAPWFYHVWHEFRQPQEPDAEGEYFQTPRAETVADEAIDFIVNLDAEEFFLYAQFWDPHGPYNRSESEIEEFRGCPLPPHPTAEQIAEHRTWDAWRSASHMEVESRDDLAEELAQYRAEIRYADRHIGRIIEHLETEGLYDETLIVLTADHGEEFGEHGLYREHWSTHDGTQRVPLLVKPPASFTAELGAREQLVTNVDMAPTLAAFAGIEPPSRWQGQSLVPLLRDPDADWRSHVVFDHGLYTAQRTIRTERWKLIRTYHPGMWGDTVPDYQLYDMVADPWEQDDRAADRPELVSDLDRQRLSWADRHLGSREDPLHVIARDGPAGFNAYRGSFSGKTT, encoded by the coding sequence ATGGTACGAATCCTGTATCTGGACGTCGATTCGCTCCGCGCCGACCACGTCGGTGCCTACGGCCAGTCCGCGCCGACGACGCCGAACATCGACGCGCTCGCCGCGGATTCGGTTCGCTTCGATGCCGCCTACGTCGCGAACTCGCCCTGTATGCCGTCCCGTGCCGCGCTGATGACCGGCCGATACGGTATCCACAACGGCGTGGAGACGCACGGGAGACACTCCCAGCAGGTGCACAATCCGCGGCACTGGACCGACTGGGCGGGGAGTTGGGCCGAGAGCACCGAAAACGAACACGACTGGTGGCACCTGCCGGAACTGTTCTTTCAAAATCGGATCACCACGGGAGGGATATCGTCGTTCCCGAGACACCCCGCGCCGTGGTTTTACCACGTGTGGCACGAGTTTCGACAGCCACAGGAACCGGACGCGGAGGGTGAGTATTTCCAGACGCCGCGTGCGGAGACGGTTGCGGACGAGGCCATCGACTTCATCGTCAACCTCGACGCGGAGGAGTTCTTCCTCTACGCGCAGTTCTGGGACCCGCACGGCCCGTACAACCGTTCGGAATCGGAGATAGAGGAGTTCCGTGGGTGTCCGCTGCCGCCGCATCCGACCGCTGAGCAGATAGCCGAGCACCGAACGTGGGACGCGTGGCGCTCGGCGTCACACATGGAGGTCGAGAGCAGGGACGACCTCGCCGAAGAACTCGCTCAGTACCGCGCCGAAATCCGCTACGCGGACCGACACATCGGTCGCATCATCGAACATCTCGAAACGGAAGGGTTGTACGACGAGACGCTCATCGTGCTGACGGCCGATCACGGCGAGGAGTTCGGGGAACACGGGTTGTACCGCGAACACTGGAGTACCCACGACGGGACCCAACGCGTTCCGCTCCTCGTCAAACCGCCCGCCTCGTTCACCGCGGAACTCGGCGCGAGGGAGCAGTTGGTGACCAACGTCGATATGGCACCGACGCTCGCGGCGTTCGCGGGTATCGAACCGCCGTCCCGGTGGCAGGGGCAGTCGCTCGTTCCGCTCCTTCGGGACCCGGACGCTGATTGGCGGTCGCACGTCGTCTTCGACCACGGACTGTACACCGCACAGCGGACGATTCGAACCGAACGGTGGAAGCTCATCAGAACGTATCATCCGGGGATGTGGGGCGACACCGTTCCCGACTACCAACTGTACGACATGGTCGCGGACCCGTGGGAGCAGGACGACCGGGCGGCGGACCGTCCGGAACTCGTCTCGGACCTCGACCGACAGCGGTTGTCGTGGGCGGACCGACACCTCGGTTCGAGGGAGGACCCACTCCACGTCATCGCCCGCGACGGTCCCGCCGGTTTCAACGCCTACCGAGGCTCCTTTTCCGGGAAAACCACGTGA